The following proteins come from a genomic window of Venturia canescens isolate UGA chromosome 4, ASM1945775v1, whole genome shotgun sequence:
- the SERCA gene encoding calcium-transporting ATPase sarcoplasmic/endoplasmic reticulum type isoform X2, translating to MEDAHAKTVDEVLNYFNTDPEKGLSADQVKRNQDKYGLNELPAEEGKSIWQLVLEQFDDLLVKILLLAAIISFVLALFEEHEDAFTAFVEPFVILLILIANAVVGVWQERNAESAIEALKEYEPEMGKVVRSDKSGVQRIRAKEIVPGDIVEVSVGDKIPADIRLTKIFSTTLRIDQSILTGESVSVIKHTDAIPDPRAVNQDKKNILFSGTNVAAGKARGVVMGTGLNTAIGKIRTEMSETEEIKTPLQQKLDEFGEQLSKVISVICVAVWAINIGHFNDPAHGGSWIKGAIYYFKIAVALAVAAIPEGLPAVITTCLALGTRRMAKKNAIVRSLPSVETLGCTSVICSDKTGTLTTNQMSVSRMFVFEKVEGNDSNFLEFEITGSTYEPIGEVFLKGQKVKGADYETLHEIGTICIMCNDSAIDFNEFKQAFEKVGEATETALIVLAEKINPFGVSKSGLDRRTSAIVVRQDIETKWKKEFTLEFSRDRKSMSSYCVPLKPSKLGTGPKLFVKGAPEGVLDRCSHARVGNSKVPLTSTLKNRILDLTRQYGTGRDTLRCLALATADHPIKPEDMDLGDSSKFYTYEKDLTFVGVVGMLDPPRKEVFDSIVRCRAAGIRVIVITGDNKATAEAICRRIGVFTEEEDTTGKSYSGREFDDLSVSEQRAACGRARLFSRVEPAHKSKIVEYLQSMNEISAMTGDGVNDAPALKKAEIGIAMGSGTAVAKSASEMVLADDNFSSIVAAVEEGRAIYNNMKQFIRYLISSNIGEVVSIFLTAALGLPEALIPVQLLWVNLVTDGLPATALGFNPPDLDIMSKPPRKADESLISGWLFFRYLAIGGYVGAATVGSAAWWFLYSPMGPQLNYYQLTHHLACIGGGDEFKGVNCKIFTDPHPMTMALSVLVTIEMLNAMNSLSENQSLISMPPWSNMWLIGSMALSFTLHFVILYVEVLSAVFQVTPLSGEEWITVMKFSIPVVLLDETLKFMARKITDVAPPVQPMK from the exons aACTACCGGCTGAGGAGG GAAAATCAATCTGGCAACTCGTTCTCGAACAATTCGACGACCTTCTAGTTAAGATTCTGTTGTTAGCGGCAATCATATCTTTC GTATTGGCTCTGTTTGAAGAGCACGAAGATGCGTTCACGGCTTTCGTCGAACCTTTTGTCATTCTGTTGATTCTGATCGCCAACGCGGTCGTCGGAGTATGGCAGGAGAGAAATGCCGAGTCTGCGATCGAGGCGCTCAAAGAATACGAGCCCGAGATGGGAAAAGTAGTGAGAAGCGACAAATCTGGTGTCCAGAGGATTCGTGCCAAAGAAATCGTACCCGGTGACATCGTCGAGGTGTCGGTCGGAGACAAAATCCCGGCTGACATTCGTCTTACCAAAATCTTCTCGACGACCCTTCGTATCGATCAGTCGATATTGACGGGCGAATCGGTCTCGGTAATTAAGCATACCGACGCGATCCCCGATCCACGGGCAGTCAATCAAgacaagaaaaatattcttttctcCGGTACAAATGTTGCGGCGGGTAAAGCTCGCGGTGTCGTTATGGGCACCGGACTCAACACGGCCATCGGTAAAATCCGTACGGAAATGTCTGAGACTGAAGAAATAAAGACGCCActgcaacaaaaattggaCGAATTCGGTGAACAACTTTCCAAGGTTATATCGGTTATTTGCGTGGCTGTATGGGCGATAAACATCGGTCACTTCAACGATCCGGCCCACGGTGGTTCCTGGATCAAAGGTGCGATCTACTACTTCAAAATTGCCGTTGCTCTTGCCGTCGCCGCTATCCCCGAGGGTCTTCCCGCTGTAATCACAACGTGTCTCGCTCTTGGTACCAGGCGTATGGCTAAGAAGAACGCTATCGTCCGATCATTGCCCTCGGTCGAGACTCTCGGTTGCACCTCCGTAATCTGCTCCGACAAAACTGGCACGCTTACAACCAATCAGATGTCGGTTAGCCGAATGTTCGTCTTCGAAAAGGTTGAAGGCAACGACAGCAACTTCTTAGAATTCGAAATCACCGGCTCGACGTACGAACCCATCGGCGAAGTTTTCCTTAAGGGACAAAAGGTCAAGGGCGCCGATTACGAGACGCTTCACGAGATTGGCACCATTTGCATAATGTGCAATGACTCCGCCATCGATTTCAACGAGTTCAAACAGGCCTTCGAGAAGGTCGGCGAAGCTACCGAGACCGCCCTGATCGTTCTCGCGGAAAAGATCAATCCATTTGGAGTTTCCAAGAGCGGATTGGATCGCCGTACGAGCGCGATCGTCGTCAGACAAGACATCGAAACTAAATGGAAGAAAGAATTCACCCTGGAATTCTCCCGAGACAGGAAATCCATGTCCTCCTACTGCGTACCTCTCAAACCGAGCAAACTCGGTACTGGTCCTAAGCTCTTCGTCAAGGGAGCACCCGAGGGTGTTCTCGATCGTTGCTCTCATGCCCGCGTCGGCAATTCCAAGGTTCCGCTCACCTCGACCCTCAAGAATCGTATCCTTGATCTTACCCGCCAATACGGTACCGGACGCGACACCCTCCGTTGTCTCGCCCTCGCCACCGCCGATCACCCGATCAAACCCGAGGACATGGACCTCGGTGATTCGAGCAAATTCTACACATACGAAAAAGATCTTACTTTCGTCGGCGTTGTAGGCATGCTCGACCCACCTCGCAAAGAAGTTTTCGACTCGATCGTACGATGCCGAGCGGCCGGTATCCGAGTTATCGTTATCACCGGTGACAACAAAGCTACCGCCGAAGCCATCTGCCGACGAATCGGCGTTTTCACCGAGGAAGAAGACACCACTGGAAAGTCTTACTCCGGTCGTGAATTCGATGATCTCTCCGTTTCGGAACAGAGGGCCGCCTGTGGTAGGGCGCGTCTTTTCTCTCGCGTTGAGCCCGCTCACAAATCCAAAATTGTTGAATACCTTCAGAGCATGAACGAGATTTCCGCCATG ACTGGCGACGGTGTAAACGATGCCCCCGCTTTGAAAAAAGCTGAGATCGGTATCGCCATGGGATCGGGCACGGCAGTAGCGAAATCCGCCTCCGAGATGGTGCTCGCTGACGACAACTTCTCATCCATCGTCGCTGCCGTTGAGGAAGGTCGCGCGATTTACAACaacatgaaacaatttattCGTTATCTTATCTCTTCCAATATTGGTGAGGTCGTCAG TATTTTCCTGACGGCCGCTCTTGGTCTTCCCGAGGCTCTCATTCCCGTTCAGCTTCTGTGGGTAAATCTGGTAACCGATGGTCTACCCGCCACTGCCCTTGGTTTCAATCCCCCGGATCTTGACATCATGTCCAAG CCTCCCCGTAAAGCCGACGAATCGCTCATCTCTGGCTGGTTGTTCTTCCGGTATTTGGCGATCGGTGGATACGTCGGTGCTGCTACCGTCGGCTCGGCCGCCTGGTGGTTCCTCTACAGTCCGATGGGACCGCAGTTGAACTATTATCAACTG ACGCATCACTTGGCTTGCATCGGTGGTGGTGACGAGTTCAAGGGAGTCAACTGCAAAATCTTTACCGACCCTCATCCGATGACGATGGCTCTTTCGGTACTGGTAACGATTGAGATGTTGAACGCAATGAACAG CTTGTCGGAGAATCAGTCTCTCATCAGCATGCCGCCATGGTCGAACATGTGGCTTATCGGTTCGATGGCCCTCTCCTTCACCCTTCACTTTGTCATTCTTTACGTCGAGGTTCTATCG GCCGTTTTCCAAGTAACTCCACTGAGCGGGGAAGAGTGGATAACCGTTATGAAGTTTTCCATTCCAGTGGTACTTCTCGACGAAACCCTCAAGTTCATGGCGAGAAAGATAACAGACG
- the SERCA gene encoding calcium-transporting ATPase sarcoplasmic/endoplasmic reticulum type isoform X1 produces MEDAHAKTVDEVLNYFNTDPEKGLSADQVKRNQDKYGLNELPAEEGKSIWQLVLEQFDDLLVKILLLAAIISFVLALFEEHEDAFTAFVEPFVILLILIANAVVGVWQERNAESAIEALKEYEPEMGKVVRSDKSGVQRIRAKEIVPGDIVEVSVGDKIPADIRLTKIFSTTLRIDQSILTGESVSVIKHTDAIPDPRAVNQDKKNILFSGTNVAAGKARGVVMGTGLNTAIGKIRTEMSETEEIKTPLQQKLDEFGEQLSKVISVICVAVWAINIGHFNDPAHGGSWIKGAIYYFKIAVALAVAAIPEGLPAVITTCLALGTRRMAKKNAIVRSLPSVETLGCTSVICSDKTGTLTTNQMSVSRMFVFEKVEGNDSNFLEFEITGSTYEPIGEVFLKGQKVKGADYETLHEIGTICIMCNDSAIDFNEFKQAFEKVGEATETALIVLAEKINPFGVSKSGLDRRTSAIVVRQDIETKWKKEFTLEFSRDRKSMSSYCVPLKPSKLGTGPKLFVKGAPEGVLDRCSHARVGNSKVPLTSTLKNRILDLTRQYGTGRDTLRCLALATADHPIKPEDMDLGDSSKFYTYEKDLTFVGVVGMLDPPRKEVFDSIVRCRAAGIRVIVITGDNKATAEAICRRIGVFTEEEDTTGKSYSGREFDDLSVSEQRAACGRARLFSRVEPAHKSKIVEYLQSMNEISAMTGDGVNDAPALKKAEIGIAMGSGTAVAKSASEMVLADDNFSSIVAAVEEGRAIYNNMKQFIRYLISSNIGEVVSIFLTAALGLPEALIPVQLLWVNLVTDGLPATALGFNPPDLDIMSKPPRKADESLISGWLFFRYLAIGGYVGAATVGSAAWWFLYSPMGPQLNYYQLTHHLACIGGGDEFKGVNCKIFTDPHPMTMALSVLVTIEMLNAMNSLSENQSLISMPPWSNMWLIGSMALSFTLHFVILYVEVLSAVFQVTPLSGEEWITVMKFSIPVVLLDETLKFMARKITDGENPIYSVHGIVIMWAVFFGLLLVCPI; encoded by the exons aACTACCGGCTGAGGAGG GAAAATCAATCTGGCAACTCGTTCTCGAACAATTCGACGACCTTCTAGTTAAGATTCTGTTGTTAGCGGCAATCATATCTTTC GTATTGGCTCTGTTTGAAGAGCACGAAGATGCGTTCACGGCTTTCGTCGAACCTTTTGTCATTCTGTTGATTCTGATCGCCAACGCGGTCGTCGGAGTATGGCAGGAGAGAAATGCCGAGTCTGCGATCGAGGCGCTCAAAGAATACGAGCCCGAGATGGGAAAAGTAGTGAGAAGCGACAAATCTGGTGTCCAGAGGATTCGTGCCAAAGAAATCGTACCCGGTGACATCGTCGAGGTGTCGGTCGGAGACAAAATCCCGGCTGACATTCGTCTTACCAAAATCTTCTCGACGACCCTTCGTATCGATCAGTCGATATTGACGGGCGAATCGGTCTCGGTAATTAAGCATACCGACGCGATCCCCGATCCACGGGCAGTCAATCAAgacaagaaaaatattcttttctcCGGTACAAATGTTGCGGCGGGTAAAGCTCGCGGTGTCGTTATGGGCACCGGACTCAACACGGCCATCGGTAAAATCCGTACGGAAATGTCTGAGACTGAAGAAATAAAGACGCCActgcaacaaaaattggaCGAATTCGGTGAACAACTTTCCAAGGTTATATCGGTTATTTGCGTGGCTGTATGGGCGATAAACATCGGTCACTTCAACGATCCGGCCCACGGTGGTTCCTGGATCAAAGGTGCGATCTACTACTTCAAAATTGCCGTTGCTCTTGCCGTCGCCGCTATCCCCGAGGGTCTTCCCGCTGTAATCACAACGTGTCTCGCTCTTGGTACCAGGCGTATGGCTAAGAAGAACGCTATCGTCCGATCATTGCCCTCGGTCGAGACTCTCGGTTGCACCTCCGTAATCTGCTCCGACAAAACTGGCACGCTTACAACCAATCAGATGTCGGTTAGCCGAATGTTCGTCTTCGAAAAGGTTGAAGGCAACGACAGCAACTTCTTAGAATTCGAAATCACCGGCTCGACGTACGAACCCATCGGCGAAGTTTTCCTTAAGGGACAAAAGGTCAAGGGCGCCGATTACGAGACGCTTCACGAGATTGGCACCATTTGCATAATGTGCAATGACTCCGCCATCGATTTCAACGAGTTCAAACAGGCCTTCGAGAAGGTCGGCGAAGCTACCGAGACCGCCCTGATCGTTCTCGCGGAAAAGATCAATCCATTTGGAGTTTCCAAGAGCGGATTGGATCGCCGTACGAGCGCGATCGTCGTCAGACAAGACATCGAAACTAAATGGAAGAAAGAATTCACCCTGGAATTCTCCCGAGACAGGAAATCCATGTCCTCCTACTGCGTACCTCTCAAACCGAGCAAACTCGGTACTGGTCCTAAGCTCTTCGTCAAGGGAGCACCCGAGGGTGTTCTCGATCGTTGCTCTCATGCCCGCGTCGGCAATTCCAAGGTTCCGCTCACCTCGACCCTCAAGAATCGTATCCTTGATCTTACCCGCCAATACGGTACCGGACGCGACACCCTCCGTTGTCTCGCCCTCGCCACCGCCGATCACCCGATCAAACCCGAGGACATGGACCTCGGTGATTCGAGCAAATTCTACACATACGAAAAAGATCTTACTTTCGTCGGCGTTGTAGGCATGCTCGACCCACCTCGCAAAGAAGTTTTCGACTCGATCGTACGATGCCGAGCGGCCGGTATCCGAGTTATCGTTATCACCGGTGACAACAAAGCTACCGCCGAAGCCATCTGCCGACGAATCGGCGTTTTCACCGAGGAAGAAGACACCACTGGAAAGTCTTACTCCGGTCGTGAATTCGATGATCTCTCCGTTTCGGAACAGAGGGCCGCCTGTGGTAGGGCGCGTCTTTTCTCTCGCGTTGAGCCCGCTCACAAATCCAAAATTGTTGAATACCTTCAGAGCATGAACGAGATTTCCGCCATG ACTGGCGACGGTGTAAACGATGCCCCCGCTTTGAAAAAAGCTGAGATCGGTATCGCCATGGGATCGGGCACGGCAGTAGCGAAATCCGCCTCCGAGATGGTGCTCGCTGACGACAACTTCTCATCCATCGTCGCTGCCGTTGAGGAAGGTCGCGCGATTTACAACaacatgaaacaatttattCGTTATCTTATCTCTTCCAATATTGGTGAGGTCGTCAG TATTTTCCTGACGGCCGCTCTTGGTCTTCCCGAGGCTCTCATTCCCGTTCAGCTTCTGTGGGTAAATCTGGTAACCGATGGTCTACCCGCCACTGCCCTTGGTTTCAATCCCCCGGATCTTGACATCATGTCCAAG CCTCCCCGTAAAGCCGACGAATCGCTCATCTCTGGCTGGTTGTTCTTCCGGTATTTGGCGATCGGTGGATACGTCGGTGCTGCTACCGTCGGCTCGGCCGCCTGGTGGTTCCTCTACAGTCCGATGGGACCGCAGTTGAACTATTATCAACTG ACGCATCACTTGGCTTGCATCGGTGGTGGTGACGAGTTCAAGGGAGTCAACTGCAAAATCTTTACCGACCCTCATCCGATGACGATGGCTCTTTCGGTACTGGTAACGATTGAGATGTTGAACGCAATGAACAG CTTGTCGGAGAATCAGTCTCTCATCAGCATGCCGCCATGGTCGAACATGTGGCTTATCGGTTCGATGGCCCTCTCCTTCACCCTTCACTTTGTCATTCTTTACGTCGAGGTTCTATCG GCCGTTTTCCAAGTAACTCCACTGAGCGGGGAAGAGTGGATAACCGTTATGAAGTTTTCCATTCCAGTGGTACTTCTCGACGAAACCCTCAAGTTCATGGCGAGAAAGATAACAGACGGTGAGAATCCGATATACAGCGTTCACGGGATTGTTATAATGTGGGCCGTGTTCTTTGGACTATTACTCGTTTGTCCGATATAG